In Ornithinibacter aureus, the genomic stretch TCTTCGACCGATCCAATGCCAGCTCGATCACCGGGGCCCTCTTCGCCGCCCGCGAGAACGCCCGGCGAGCTCGCGAGACGTTGTCGACCGAGCTGTGGGAGGGCATCAACACGACGTGGCACCGCTGGAACGGCTTCGGGCGGACCGTCACCACCGAGCGGCACCTGTCGTGGGTGCGCGAACGGGCGGCGCTGGTGTCCGGCATCGCCGACTCGACGATGTCGCACGACGAGGCCTGGGACTTCCTCGTGCTCGGTCGCAGCCTCGAGCGGGCCGACATGACAGCGCGGCTCGTGGCCACCGGCGGCCTGCCGCGCGGCGGCGCCCCGTGGTCGGTGGTGCTGTCGTCGTGTGGGGCCCAGCAGGCCTTCATGCGCAGCCAGCGCGGGCTGCTCAGTGACGACCGGGCGGCGGCCTTCCTCGTGCTCGACCGCGAGTTCCCCCGGTCGGTCTTCTTCGCCCTCTCCGAGGCCGAGCGTCGGCTCGACGCCCTCTCACCGCAGGAGGACCGCATCGGCATCTCCGACGAGGCACGGCGCCAGCTCGGCCGCATCCGCACCTCGCTGGAGTACCGGGCGACCTCCGACGTGATCGCCGACCTGCCGGCCCAGATGCTGCGGGTGCAGGGGTCGGTGATGGCGGCGTCGCAGGCCGTGGCGTCCCGATACTTCCAGTCCGGGCAGGTCACGACGTGGACCCGGGACGGGGTGGTCTGACATGCGCCGCTGGCGAATCGTGCACACGACCTCCATCACCTACGACGGTCAGGTTCGCGCTGCCCACAACGAGCTGCGGATGACCCCGGTCAACGAGGCCGGTCAGACCACCCTCGAGAACCGCATCCGCATCCGCCCGATGACGTGGAGCCACGTCTACCGCGACCACTGGGGCACCCACGTCATGGCGATGGAGAGCCTGGCCAGCCACGGCCAGCTCGAGATCGAGGCCATCTCCACCGTCGAGCGCACCGACGTCGCCCGGCCCACGCCGTCGCTGGACTGGGCGGCCGTGCGTGATCCTGCCGTGCAGGACCGCAGCTACGAGTGGCTGATGCTGTCGGCGCGCACCCGCCCCGGTGACGGCATCGCCGAGCTGGTGGATGCCGTTCGCGGACTGGAGACGCCGCGCGCGGCTGCCGAGGAACTCGCCTCCCTGGTGCGTGCGGAGATGAAGTACGTGCCGGGCAGCACCAGCGTGCACAGTCGCGGCGAGGACGCCTGGGCCGAGCGCTCCGGTGTCTGCCAGGACTTCGCCCACATCACCGTCGGAGCCCTGCGCAGCCTCGGCCTGCCCGCGCGGTACGTCTCGGGGTACCTCGTGCCGGTGAGGGACACCGCCGTCGGTGAGACGAGCAAGGGCGAGAGCCATGCCTGGGTCGAGTACTGGGACGGTGGCTGGACACCCCTTGATCCCACGAACGGCACCGAGGTCGGGGTCGACCACGTCGTCGTGGCGCGCGGCCGTGACTACGAGGACGTCCCCCCGTTCAAGGGCATCTACTCGGGGCGGGCCACGGCATCCCTGGGTGTCGTGGTGGCGATCACCCGCCTGGCCTGATCCGCCGCTGCGCCGACCCCCTGCACCCCGGCGCTCCTGCGAATGTGGGTGAAGATCTTCGTCTGCGCGGCGATTTTCACCCACATTCGCACCAGGGGGGCGCCCGGCATACCCTTGACGCGCCATGACACCCAAGACCTATGACGTGCGCACCCACGGGTGCCAGATGAACGTCCACGACTCCGAGCGCCTCGCCGGCCTGCTCGAGACCGCCGGCTACGTCGACCTCGCGAGCGTGCCCGCCGCCGAGCGTCCCGAGACCGCGGACGTCGTCGTGTTCAACACCTGCGCCGTGCGCGAGAACGCCGACAACAAGCTCTACGGCAACCTCGGCCAGCTCCGCCCCGCCAAGACCGCGAACCCCGACCTGCAGATCGCCGTCGGTGGCTGCATGGCCCAGAAGGACCGCGAGAGCATCGTCAAGCGCGCCCCGTGGGTGGACGTCGTCTTCGGCACCCACAACATCGGCAGCCTGCCGGCGCTGCTCGACCGGGCGCGGCACAACAAGCGCGCCGAGGTCGAGATCCTCGAGTCGCTCGAGACCTTCCCCTCGACGCTGCCGACCCGCCGCGACTCCGCCTTCGCCGGCTGGGTGTCGATCAGCGTCGGGTGCAACAACACCTGCACCTTCTGCATCGTCCCCAGCCTGCGCGGCAAGGAGGCAGACCGCCGTCCGGGCGAGATCCTCGCCGAGGTCGAGGCGCTCGTCGCCCAGGGCGTCATCGAGGTCACCCTGCTGGGGCAGAACGTCAACACCTACGGCGTCGAGTTCGGCGACCGGTTCGCCTTCGGCAAGCTGCTGCGCGCCTGCGGTGAGATCACGGGCCTGGAGCGGGTGCGCTTCACCAGCCCCCACCCGGCCGCGTTCACCGACGACGTCATCGAGGCCATGGCCGCGACCCCGAACGTCATGCCGAGCCTGCACATGCCGCTGCAGTCCGGCTCCGACACGGTGCTCAAGGCGATGCGTCGCTCGTACCGCAGCGAGAAGTTCCTCGGCATCATCGACAAGGTCCGCACCGCCATCCCGGATGCCGCGATCACCACCGACATCATCGTCGGCTTCCCCGGCGAGACCGAGGCCGACTTCGAGCAGACCCTGCGCGTCGTCGAGGCGTCCCGGTTCTCCAGCGCCTTCACCTTCCAGTACTCCATCCGCCCCGGCACGCCGGCAGCGACGATGCCCGACCAGGTGCCCAAGGCCGTCGTCCAGGAGCGCTTCGACCGGCTCATCGAGCTCCAGGAACGCGTCTCGTGGGCCGAGAACCGCACCCTCGAGGGCCGCGAGGTCGAGGTGCTCGTCGCCCCCGGCGAGGGCCGCAAGGACGGCGAGACCGCTCGCCTGTCCGGCCGGGCCCGCGACAACCGCCTCGTGCACTTCGCCGTGCCCGACGGCGCCGAGCGCCCGCGCCCGGGTGACGTCGTGACCGTGGGGGTCACCTACGGTGCGCCGCACCACCTCGTGGCCGACAGCGCCGTGCAGGGCGGTGCCTACTCGGTGCGTCGCACTGCGGGTGGCGACGCGTGGGCATCGCTGCAGGATGCGCCGGTGCCCGGCAAGCCGGCCGTCTCCCTGGGGATGCCGTCGCTCGGCAAGCCCGCGACGTCACCGACACCCACCGCGCCCTGCGCGACCTGAGCGAACTACCCGAGCGCGAGAACCGCGGCGAGCACGCCCACCGCCGCGAGGGCGAGGGCCAGGCCCAGCGCTCGCAGCGAACGCGCGCGTTCCCGAGCGGGGTCGACCCGGCGCTCGGGTGAGTTGGCCGCGGCATACAGGGGGGCGGGGTCGAACGGCTCGATGTCGAGCGGGGGCAACCCCGAGGTGTTGTGCGCCATGGACGGCTCTCTTCCTGGGAGACGAGGCGGGTTCCCCCGAGGGTAGGCACGCGGCACACCCCTCGCTGGCAGTTGGCGTCTCGGCCCGCAAACCCTGACCGAACGGCCGAGACCCCCGACCGTTCGGTCGAGGGTCTCGGGTCGCGTCAGAGGGAGATCAGGTGCCGATGGCGCCGTCAGCCGCGGACTGCGCGGTGTCGACGTGCTCGGCGAACTGGCCGCCGGTCTTCTCGTCAGCGAGGTCGCCGACCTTGTCGATGGCATGGTCGCTGATGCTCTCGACCTGGTCGCCATGAGTCTCGGTCAGTTCCGCCAACTTCTCCTTGGCGCTGTCAAAGATGTTCACACGCCCTCCTTCCGCTAGGTGACAGTTCAGACCCCACGAAGGGGTGCGCTCACAGTACGTTCGGGGAGGCGTGCAACGGGAGGGTTTTCGAGAAGCCGGTGGGCTGGCCCTCGTCCCGGGCGAGGTTCAGCCCTGGTCAGGGTCGAGCCATGCGTGCACCAAGGGCACCACGGAGGCGCCCACACCCCGGGCACCGTCGTCGCGAGGCTCACAGGGTGGATGCCGTCGGTCCACCCGTCGATCGGGACGTCGCGTCGGTCTCGACCTCGGGTGTCGCGACGGTGGATCCCCAGTCCGAGAGCAGCTCACACACCGCGGTGTGGAACTCCTCGTCACGCACGCCGCGCGGCATGAGCAGTGACGCGTCGTACTTGCCCGCCCGAGCCCCGGCCGCAGGGTCGAGGAGTCCTCGAGGAAGCGCGACCAGTGGACGGTCACGAGACGGCGGGCGGTCGGGTCGACCGTGCGCCAGCGGGCGAACGCGTCGACGACGATCGTCGGGTTCACCCGACGATCGCAGGAGCAGGTGTCCGGCTCGCTCACCCGACAGCGCGTCTGAGAGAATCACGGCATGCCGATCCGTCCCGTCGTCGTCACCGGTGAGCCAGTCCTGCACCAGCGTGCCCAACCCGTCGAGGTCATCGACGACGAGGTCCGTGCCCTTGTGGCCGACATGTTCGAGACGATGGATGCCGCCCGCGGAGTCGGGCTGGCAGCTCCCCAGATCGGTGTGGGGCTGCGGATCTTCACGTGGCAGCTTGCGAACGCCGACGGCATCCCCGAGCGCGGCGTCGTCATCAACCCCTACCTGACGTCGGCCAAGCCGCCCGTGGGCGACCCGGACCCCCACGACGAGGTCGAGGGCTGCCTGTCGGTCCCCGGGGAGTCGTTCCCGCTGCGTCGGGGGGAGAGCGCCTCCCTCGTCGGCCAGGACCTCGACGGCAACGAGATCCGCTACGAGGCGACCGGCTGGTTCGCCCGCATGCTCCAGCACGAGTACGACCACCTCAACGGTTTCCTCTACGTCGACCGGCTCACCGGCAAGTGGGCCCGACGGGCGCGCAAGTCGGTCAAGGCCAACGGGTGGGGTGAGCCGGGGATCTCGTGGACTCCGGGCGTGGATCGCGACCCCTTCGGCCACGACGACGACCCGCCCGAGGAGGAGCGTGTCGACTGACGGCGACACCCCAGTCGTCGCCGTCGTCGGGGCGACCGCCACCGGCAAGTCCGACCTCGGCATCGCGCTGGCGCAGCTGCTCGACGGCGAGGTCGTCTCGGCCGATGCCAGCCAGCTCTACCGGGGCATGGACATCGGCACGGCCAAGGTGCCCCTCGCCCAGCGGCACGGCATCGCGCACCACCAGATCGACGTCCTGGACGTCACCGACGAGGCGACGATCGCGGGCTTCCAGCGCCATGCACGAGCCGACCTCGACGCGGTCCTCGCGAGGGGGCGGGTCCCTGTCGTCGTCGGTGGCTCGGGTCTGTACGTCCGGGCACTGCTCGACCACCTCGACCTCCCTCCGACCGATCCCGACGTCCGGCAACGGTTCGAGGAGCGCGCAGACGCCGAGGGCACGACCGCCCTCCTTGCCGAGCTGAGGGAGCTGGACCCCGTCGCCGCAGCGGCCATCGAACCGAACAACACCCGGCGGATCGTGCGCGCCCTGGAGGTCATCGAGCTCACGGGGCGGCCGTTCAGCGCGACGATGCCGACCCGGCAGACCCTGCGCCCCACGGTCTTCGTGGGTCTGCGCGTGGACCGGGAGGCACTCGACCGCAGGATCGAGCGACGCACCCGCCAGATGTTCGTCTCTGGCCTGGTCGAGGAGGCCCGAGGCCTCTTGGGTGTCGGACTTCGCGAGGGTCGCACGGCGAGCCGGGCGGTCGGCTACGCCCAGGCGCTCGCGGTCATCGACGGATCCATGTCGGTCGAGGAGGCAGAAGCCGACACCGCGCTGCGGACCCGCCGGTTGGTGCGGCGGCAGGAGTCGTGGTTCGGCGCCGATCCGCGCACCACGTGGTTCGACCCGACCGAATCCGACCTCCTGGACCGGGTGGCGCGAACGATCGAGGACGCGGCGTCCACGGCGCGGCGGGTCAGGTGCGACGATGAGCCCCATGGCTGAGCGGCTGACCTTCACCAAGGGGCACGGCACGGAGAACGACTTCGTGCTCGTGCCCGATCTCGACGGCGCCCTCGACCTCACCGCACCGTTGGCGGCGGCCATCGCCGACCGTCGTGCCGGGGTGGGCGGCGACGGCGTGATCCGCGTCGTGCCGACCGAGGCGGCCAGCGACCAGGCGGTGCGCGACCAGGCACCGCACGCGCGCTGGTTCATGGACTACCGCAACGCCGACGGCAGCCTGTCGGAGATGTGCGGCAACGGCACCCGCGTCTTCGCCGCGTTCCTGCGTCGCGAGGGGCTGGAGAGCGCCGACGAGTTCGCCATCGCCACCCGCGCCGGCGTCAAGCACGTGCGGGTCGATGGCGACGGGTTCGCCGTCGGGCTCGGCCCGTGGCGCCTCGGCGACCCCGCGACGGCCCAGCGCGACGGGTTCGACGCGCTGGTGCACCTCGACGACCTCGAGCCGTTCTCGGCCCTGACCGTCGACGTCGGCAACCCCCACACGGTCGTCGCCCTGCCGGAGGCCGTCGCCCTCGACGCGGTCGATCTCACGACTGCCCCGGCCGTGCGCCCCGAACCGGTGCACGGCACCAACGTCGAGATCGTGCGACCCCTCGGCCCCGGCCACGTGTCGATGCGGGTCTTCGAGCGCGGCGTCGGTGAGACCCGCTCCTGCGGCACCGGTGCCTGCGCGGCGGCGATCGCGACGAGCTTCTGGGCAGGTTCGCTCGACACCGGCTCCACCTGGCTGGTCGACGTGCCGGGCGGCCGGCTCACGGTGCGACTGCTGCCCGACCACGGGGTCGAGCTCGCGGGCCCGGCAGCGCTCGTGGCCGACGGGGTCATCGACATCGCCCAGCTCACCCGTCGAGCGCAGCCCTGACGTCGGTGCCCAGGAACTCGACGAACCCGTCGAGGTCCGGCTCGTCCCGGGTCGGCTGGAACACCACGGTCGTGGCGCCGATCGCGGCGAGCCGGCGCACGGCATCCGCGATCGCCCCGGCGTCGCCGGCGACCCCGCGGCCGGGGGCGCCGTCGGTGTGACCCCACCGCGCCAGCTCCTCCTCGACGCGCTGGTGGGCCCGGCCGCCGGTGGCGGTGAGGAGGTGCGCGAGCACCGGCATCGGTGGGGCGTCGGGGCCGCGGCCCTGCGCCCAGCCGAGTCGGCCAGCGGCGACGGAGTCCTCGAGCTCGCTCTCGGAGACGGCCGACCCGACGAGGATGCCGTCGCCGTACCGCCCCGCGAGCTCGAGGGTCTTCGGGCCGCCGCCGCCGATGAGCAGCGGGCTGCCCGGCTCCGGCGGCCAGTCCAGCTTCACGCGGTCGAGGTGCACGTAGCGCCCCGCGGTGCTCACCTCGTGGCCGTCGAGCAGCAGCCGCATGGCCTGCGCGTGCTCGCGCAGCAGGGTGAGCGGAGAGCGTTCCCGGGCGCCGACCTGACCCATCCAGTCCTGCACCCCGTGGCCGATGCCGGGCAGGAAGCGGCCCGGGAAGAGGCGGTGGATGGTCGCCACCTCCATGGCGAGCAGGGCCACGTTGCGCAGCGGCACCGGGGCCAACCCGATGCCGACCCGCACCCGGTCCGTCCAGGCCAGCGCCGCCGCGGCCGCCGCGCCCCCCGACTCCTTGAAGCAGTCCTCCCACACCCAGAGCTCGTCGAGGTGACGATCGGCGGCGGCCGCCAGTGGGCGCAGCGCCTCGGGAGGCAACGTCGGGACGAGCACGACCCCCAGCGCGGGTGTCACGGCGCCCTCACCTCGAGCACCCGAAATCCCTTGCTCGACGCGAACCGGCCACACGGCATCCCCAGTTCGACCTCGATCCAGCGCTGGAGGCTGTCCGACCCGAGGTTCTTCTGCACGACCAGGTAGGCCACACCGCCGGGCGCGAGCCGCGACAGCCACGTGCGCAGCAGGTCGTGCAGCACGGCCTTGCCGACCCTGATCGGCGGGTTGGACCAGATGAGGTCGAAGCGCACGTCATCCGGGATGCCGTCGGCCGTCGTCGCCGTGACCCGCCCCAGTCCCAGCGCGGCGGCGTTGCGGCGGGTGAGGTCCAGGGCACGCTCGTTGACGTCGAGGGCGTGCACGGTTGCGTCCGGGGAGGACAGGGCGAGGGTGAGGGCGATCGGCCCCCAACCGCAGCCGAGGTCGAGGAAGGTGCCGGTGGCCGGGGGAGCGGGCGCCTCGTCGAGCAGCACCGCGGTGCCCTTGTCCAGGCCGCCGGGGGAGAAGATGCCGGGCGCGACCTCGACCTCGACGGCTCGCCCGGCAAGGCGCACCCGCACCCGGCGCCGCTCGTTCGGGCTCGCCGGATCGGCCGTGAAGTAGTGGTCGTTCTCAGTCATCGCAGGGCACACGCTAGCGCCGGTCGGAAGAAAGCGTTCGCCATGGGGCGTTGCCCGGTGAGACCCTAGGGAGAACATGACTTCGAACCACAGCATCTCCGGGCGAGCCAACGCGCTCGCTGACGACACGACCTTCGACGAGTCCGGCTTCGTCCTGGACGACGACGCCTCGTTCGACGGTGACCAGCTCGACCGCGAGGAGCGCGCCGCCCTGCGCCGCGTCGGCGGGCTCTCGACCGAGCTCGAGGACGTCACCGAGGTCGAGTACCGCCAGCTGCGCCTCGAGCGCGTCGTGCTGGCCTCGGTCTGGTGCGAGGGCACCGCCGAGGACGCCGACAACTCGATGCGTGAGCTCGCAGCCCTCGCCGAGACGGCCGGTTCCGAGGTGCTCGCCGGGCTCGTCCAGCGGCGGGCCAACCCCGACCCAGCGACCTACCTCGGCAAGGGCAAGGCCGCCGAGCTGCGCGACATCGTCATTGCCGAGGGTGCCGACACGGTGGTCTGCGACACCGAGCTCGCGCCGAGCCAGCGCCGCGCCCTCGAGGACGTCGTCAAGGTCAAGGTCATCGACCGCACGGCCCTGATCCTCGACATCTTCGCCCAGCACGCGAAGTCCCGCGAAGGCAAGGCACAGGTCGAGCTCGCCCAGCTGCAGTACCTCCTGCCGCGACTGCGCGGTTGGGGTGAGTCGATGTCCCGGCAAGCGGGTGGCCAGGCGGCCGGCGGTCAGGGCATGGGCTCGCGAGGCCCGGGTGAGACCAAGATCGAGCTCGACCGTCGCCGGATCAACACGCGCATCGCCAAGCTGCGGCGTGAGATCAAGGAGATGAAGACCGTCCGTGACACCAAGCGGGGGTCGCGCAAGGCCAACGCCGTGCCGAGCGTGGCCATCGCCGGCTACACCAACGCCGGCAAGTCGAGCATCCTCAACCGGCTGACCGGTGCCGGCGTGCTCGTCGAGAATGCGCTGTTCGCGACGCTCGACCCGACCGTGCGCAAGGCCGAGACGCTCGACGGGCGGCTCTACACCCTGGCCGACACGGTCGGTTTTGTCCGGGCGCTGCCGCACCAGCTCGTCGAGGCGTTCCGCTCGACCCTGGAGGAGGTGGCCGAGGCCGACCTGCTGCTGCACGTCGTCGACGGCTCCCACCCCGACCCCGAGGGCCAGATCTCGGCCGTGCGCGCCGTGCTGGCCGACGTCGACGCCACCGACGTGCGCGAGGTCATCGTCATCAACAAGGCTGACGTCGCCGACCCCGAGGTCATCGCGCGCCTCCAGCGGCACGAGAAGCATTCGATCGTCGTGTCCGCCCGCAGCGGTGAGGGCATGGAGGAGCTTCGCGCCCTCATCGGCGAGGAGCTTCCCCACCCGGACGTCGAGGTCGAGGTGCTCGTGCCCTACAGCCGCGGCGACCTCGTGAGCCGGCTGCACGAACAGGGTGACGTGCTGGAGTCGCGCCACGAGGCCGAGGGGACGCGGGTGCGCGCCCGGGTGCACGCGAACCTCGCCGCAGACCTCGCCGACCTGGTGACCACTGCCTGATCGCCGCCTGATCTGCCCCGGGCCGCTGCCGGACCACAGGGTTGCCGGTCAGGGGGCAGGCGGCTCGTCAGACCCGCCGAGCGCGGCATCGGCCAGGGCCACGCCTGAGCCGCTGTAGACGTGCAGCACCGTGTCCGCACCGTTGGCGTGCAGTTCGGTGACCTCGTCGTCGTAGCGGGCGACAGCCGCGACGGTGCCGGTGAAGCTGCGGGCGCGCACGACCTCGATGGTCGCGAGGTTGGCCTCGTGGAACGGCATGGCGAGCACCACGGTGCGCAGGGTCCTCACCGCGACCAGGCGGCGCCACAGGCTGCTGTCGGTCGCATCCGCCAGCACGACCTCGACGCCCCGAGCCCGCAGCCGGGCCACCCGTTCCTCGTCGTGCTCGATGCCGAGCACCCGCAGGCCGCGCTCGGTCAGCCGGCGGTGCGCGGCGCTGCCGACCCGTCCCATCCCGAGGACGAGGGCGTCGACGTCGTGCAGGGGGATCGGCCGTTCCGCCTCGTCGAGTGACTCCGGGTCGGGGTCGGGCCAGCGGCGCTCGATCGCGTCGGAGATCTGCTCCGCCCTGGCATTGACCGCACTGGAGAGCACGAAGCTGAGCGCCACGGTCACGGCCGTCGTGGTGACCCAGCGTTCGGTGACGAGACCGGCATCCTGCGCCGTCGCCATGACGACGAGGGCGAACTCGGAGCTGTTGGCGAGCACGAGCGCCGTGAGCACCGCCGTGCGACGGCGCATCCGCAGCATCGACAGGAGCACCACGTAGGCCAGCGTCTGCACCGGCAGCAGGAGTAGCAGCAGGGCGGCGGTGAGGACCTGCTGAAGGTCCGGGACGCCGTGCAGCCCGATCGACAGGAAGAACGCGACGAGCAGCAGCTCCTTGACCCCGAAGATCGACTTCGCGAGGTCGTCGGAGCGGGCCGCGCCGGCGAGCAACATGCCCATGGCCAAGGCGCCGAGGTCGCCCTTGAGGCCCAGCGCGTCGAAGAGGGCGTACCCCGGGACGAAGGCCATGAGCACCCCGAACAGCACCTGCAGCTCGGCCCGCCCGGCTCGCTCCCAGAGCGCGACGATCACCCGCCGGGCGGGGATCAGCAGGAGCAGGCCGAACGCCCACGGGCTCGGCGGGCTGCCGTGGGACACGGCCACGAAGACCACGGCGAAGACGTCCTGCACGACGAGGACGCCGATCGCGATCTGCCCGTAGCGCGAACGTGACTCGTTGCGCTCGTCGAGCACCTTGACGACGAACACGGTGCTCGAGAACGACAGGGCCAGGGCGATCAGGGCCAGGGCGCGCAGGTCCAACCCGGACGCCTCGGCGACGCCGAGCGCGGACAGCGCGGTGAGGAAGCCGACGCCGATGCCGACCATGAGCAGCGAGTGCACCCCGGTGGTCAGCCACACCTCTCGGCGCAGCAGCCGCCGGACGTCGAGGTGAAGGCCGACGGCGAAGAGCAACAGGGTGACCCCGAGGTCGGCGAGCAGGTCGATCACCGGTGGCCGGCCCAGGTCGGCGCCGGAACCGACGGCATCGGCCCCGGCCAGCGCGAAGCCAGCAGCGAGGAAACCCAGCAGGGGTGGCAGCCGCAGCACCCGGGCGACCAGCCCGGCCGCGAAGGCTGCGGTGAGGACGATCGCGGCATCCGGCGTCATCGATGCCTCCTTCGCTGCGGTGCTCCCGTCGTGAGTCTGCCCGAGCATGGCAGGCTGGGTCGCCACCGACCCCGCAGGAGGATGCCGTGTCCCAGTTCACCGAGTCGTCCCCGGCCGACCAGCACCGGGTCGCCAGCGAGCAGCTGGTCGCGATCGCCGAGCAGGTGAGCGACTGGGACGCGCCGACCCCGGTGCGCGAGTGGGTGGCTCGTGACATCCCCGAGCACCTCACGTGGCTCGGCGGCTTCCTCGGCGGTCTGGGGGTGAGCGTGGACATCCCGCACCACGACGACCTCGCCGCCCAGGTGCGGTCCCAGGCGCAGGCCGTGCAGTCGTTGCTGGAGAGCCCCGCCGCGGCGCAGGACGTCGACAGCCCGATGGGTCGGATGCCGCTGGCGCAGGTGATCGCCTCGTTCTACACCTTCGACGTCATCGCCCACGGGTGGGACCTGGCCCGCTCGCAGGGGCTGGAGGTGACCTTCGACGAGGACTGGGCCACCGGCGCCTTTCACGGGATGTCGGCGATGGGCCCCGCGTTGCACGCCTCCGGCCAGTTCGGCACCCCGCAGCCGGTGGGTGAGGATGCCCCGATCCAGGACCGCCTGCTCGCCCTGCTCGGTCGTGATCCGCACTGGAGCCCCGGTGCCTGAGGGCCCACTCACCGACGAACAGGTCCGGCTGCGCCACAGCCCCGGCGACGACGACCCGTGGCGGCTCTGGGGCCCCTACCTCTCGGCTCGGCAGTGGGGCACGGTGCGCGAGGACTACTCCGAGGACGGTGACGCCTGGGCTCACTTCCCCTTCGACCAGGCGCACGCCCGGGCCTACCGCTGGGGTGAGGACGGCATCGCGGGCCTCACCGACCGGTACGGCTTCCTCAACCTCGCGGTCGCCGCCTGGAACCACCGTGACGACCGGCTCAAGGAGCGCCTGTTCGGCCTGACCAACGGCCAGGGCAACCACGGCGAGGACGCCAAGGAGTACTGGTGGGCGCTGGACGCCACCCCGACCCACTCGTGGGCCCAGTACCTCTACCGCTACCCGCAGGCCGCCTTCCCGTACGCCGCGCTCGTCGAGGAGAACGCTCGGCGCGGCCCGGACGCCCCGGAGTTCCAGCTCGCCGACACCGGGGTGCTCCGGCAGAGCCGCTTCTTCGACATCGTGACGACGCACGCCAAGGTCACCCCGCAGGACGTGTGCCTGGTCATCGAGGCGACCAA encodes the following:
- the hflX gene encoding GTPase HflX codes for the protein MTSNHSISGRANALADDTTFDESGFVLDDDASFDGDQLDREERAALRRVGGLSTELEDVTEVEYRQLRLERVVLASVWCEGTAEDADNSMRELAALAETAGSEVLAGLVQRRANPDPATYLGKGKAAELRDIVIAEGADTVVCDTELAPSQRRALEDVVKVKVIDRTALILDIFAQHAKSREGKAQVELAQLQYLLPRLRGWGESMSRQAGGQAAGGQGMGSRGPGETKIELDRRRINTRIAKLRREIKEMKTVRDTKRGSRKANAVPSVAIAGYTNAGKSSILNRLTGAGVLVENALFATLDPTVRKAETLDGRLYTLADTVGFVRALPHQLVEAFRSTLEEVAEADLLLHVVDGSHPDPEGQISAVRAVLADVDATDVREVIVINKADVADPEVIARLQRHEKHSIVVSARSGEGMEELRALIGEELPHPDVEVEVLVPYSRGDLVSRLHEQGDVLESRHEAEGTRVRARVHANLAADLADLVTTA
- a CDS encoding cation:proton antiporter family protein, producing MLGQTHDGSTAAKEASMTPDAAIVLTAAFAAGLVARVLRLPPLLGFLAAGFALAGADAVGSGADLGRPPVIDLLADLGVTLLLFAVGLHLDVRRLLRREVWLTTGVHSLLMVGIGVGFLTALSALGVAEASGLDLRALALIALALSFSSTVFVVKVLDERNESRSRYGQIAIGVLVVQDVFAVVFVAVSHGSPPSPWAFGLLLLIPARRVIVALWERAGRAELQVLFGVLMAFVPGYALFDALGLKGDLGALAMGMLLAGAARSDDLAKSIFGVKELLLVAFFLSIGLHGVPDLQQVLTAALLLLLLPVQTLAYVVLLSMLRMRRRTAVLTALVLANSSEFALVVMATAQDAGLVTERWVTTTAVTVALSFVLSSAVNARAEQISDAIERRWPDPDPESLDEAERPIPLHDVDALVLGMGRVGSAAHRRLTERGLRVLGIEHDEERVARLRARGVEVVLADATDSSLWRRLVAVRTLRTVVLAMPFHEANLATIEVVRARSFTGTVAAVARYDDEVTELHANGADTVLHVYSGSGVALADAALGGSDEPPAP
- a CDS encoding TIGR03086 family metal-binding protein, with amino-acid sequence MSQFTESSPADQHRVASEQLVAIAEQVSDWDAPTPVREWVARDIPEHLTWLGGFLGGLGVSVDIPHHDDLAAQVRSQAQAVQSLLESPAAAQDVDSPMGRMPLAQVIASFYTFDVIAHGWDLARSQGLEVTFDEDWATGAFHGMSAMGPALHASGQFGTPQPVGEDAPIQDRLLALLGRDPHWSPGA